One window of Methanospirillum lacunae genomic DNA carries:
- a CDS encoding nitroreductase family protein yields MNLGATLIKSRRSVRSFTDAPVDDEIVHEALECARLAPTAMNLQPWLFGAVRNKALLKQIAELTDHGRFIETAAVCFAIFGEKDAKYYLEDGCAATENLIICLQGYGLGTCWVAGDKKEYGEPVRKLLNVPEKYTLVSLIAGGFPKEITIPKKKHLDEVSFMDTWKEEEA; encoded by the coding sequence ATGAATCTTGGGGCAACACTCATCAAATCGCGGCGAAGTGTCCGTAGTTTCACAGATGCACCAGTTGATGATGAGATCGTCCACGAAGCCCTCGAATGTGCCCGGCTAGCACCGACGGCAATGAATTTACAGCCATGGCTTTTTGGAGCTGTCAGGAATAAGGCACTGCTCAAGCAAATCGCTGAACTGACAGATCATGGACGATTTATTGAGACTGCAGCAGTCTGTTTTGCTATCTTTGGAGAGAAGGACGCCAAGTATTACCTTGAGGATGGCTGCGCTGCAACTGAAAATTTAATAATCTGTCTGCAGGGGTATGGCCTGGGGACCTGCTGGGTTGCCGGAGACAAGAAAGAGTACGGAGAACCAGTCAGAAAACTTCTGAATGTCCCTGAAAAGTATACCCTGGTCTCCCTGATCGCTGGCGGATTCCCCAAAGAGATCACGATACCAAAGAAGAAGCATCTTGATGAAGTCTCTTTCATGGATACCTGGAAAGAAGAAGAAGCGTAA
- a CDS encoding DUF3821 domain-containing protein yields MRLWIPVTICIILTLFFPVLADIKTVPPGGTVFIGEENLDISGSGVSSGSQIAWWAPGTSLDEAPADTVTVSNPARFSALSATFLGKEGIWYTLTTKTPVMKIKQPKLKVKIKDTTSDFDATGKWLPRGHLASFQIESNLYEIRSRGGISGAPVDILITTPSRSEYSTVSGPSGSFRLNGIPVSSSLYDTGPVWNTGGTDSGTYTIQAKCTANELDSNSADPGTGVSEPITVLIQDINPLSNSGRQVGIETGSSSTDTGEKITQVPTIKATPAQTMTTGAAVTVSQNNMATSSPRGTSIVTTQQTEVPVPASSIQQPVANQSPLPVPPTITQASQVPTDTPVPALPVPVQTKSVPLSVPGVILTVFAAMAALCRAGKR; encoded by the coding sequence ATGCGATTATGGATACCAGTTACTATCTGTATCATTCTCACACTGTTCTTTCCGGTACTGGCTGACATTAAAACAGTCCCTCCTGGCGGGACTGTTTTCATCGGTGAAGAAAACCTTGATATCAGTGGATCAGGAGTCAGTTCAGGAAGTCAGATCGCCTGGTGGGCCCCAGGGACTTCACTTGATGAGGCACCGGCAGATACAGTCACGGTCTCAAACCCTGCCAGGTTCTCAGCTCTCAGTGCAACCTTTTTAGGAAAAGAAGGGATCTGGTACACACTCACAACAAAGACACCAGTGATGAAGATCAAGCAACCGAAACTGAAAGTTAAGATAAAGGATACGACTTCTGATTTTGACGCCACAGGAAAGTGGCTGCCCCGGGGCCATCTGGCCTCATTTCAGATCGAGAGTAACCTGTACGAAATCAGATCGCGGGGGGGTATTTCCGGAGCCCCGGTAGATATCCTCATTACAACTCCCAGCAGAAGCGAATATTCAACTGTTTCAGGCCCTTCAGGTTCATTCAGACTCAATGGAATCCCGGTCAGTTCTTCTCTGTATGATACCGGACCGGTCTGGAACACAGGCGGGACAGATTCCGGAACCTATACAATCCAGGCTAAGTGCACCGCAAATGAACTTGATTCAAACAGTGCTGACCCGGGAACAGGTGTATCAGAACCTATCACGGTGCTCATTCAGGACATTAACCCGCTGTCAAATTCAGGCAGACAGGTGGGGATAGAAACCGGTTCTTCCTCAACTGACACCGGAGAGAAAATAACCCAGGTACCAACTATCAAGGCAACTCCTGCGCAGACGATGACAACAGGAGCCGCAGTTACTGTGTCCCAAAACAACATGGCTACATCTTCACCCAGAGGGACGTCTATTGTCACAACACAGCAGACAGAGGTTCCGGTTCCAGCCTCTTCCATTCAGCAACCGGTCGCAAACCAGTCACCGCTTCCAGTGCCTCCAACAATAACACAGGCATCTCAGGTACCAACAGATACTCCAGTACCGGCTTTACCGGTCCCTGTCCAGACAAAATCTGTACCCCTCTCTGTACCGGGTGTAATCCTAACTGTATTTGCAGCCATGGCAGCACTATGCCGGGCCGGAAAGAGATAG
- the msrA gene encoding peptide-methionine (S)-S-oxide reductase MsrA: MAIATVAAGCFWGVQAAFQQVPGVLATRVGYTGGTMSSPTYRDVCTDKTGHAEAVQIEYDPEQVSYRQLLEVFFHLHDPTQMNRQGPDEGTQYRSVIFYGSEEEKDCATRMIHEINQSGLFNSPVVTQVVPADTFWQAEEEHQSYFLKMGRRYGGL; the protein is encoded by the coding sequence ATGGCTATTGCTACCGTTGCAGCAGGATGTTTCTGGGGTGTTCAGGCAGCATTCCAGCAGGTACCCGGGGTCCTTGCTACCCGGGTGGGCTACACTGGAGGAACGATGTCTAGCCCAACCTACCGCGATGTCTGTACTGACAAAACCGGGCATGCCGAAGCTGTTCAGATTGAGTATGACCCAGAGCAGGTCTCATACCGGCAGTTGCTTGAGGTCTTTTTTCATCTCCATGATCCAACCCAAATGAATCGTCAGGGTCCTGACGAGGGAACCCAGTATCGGTCTGTGATATTCTATGGATCAGAGGAAGAGAAGGACTGTGCAACCAGAATGATACACGAGATCAATCAGTCCGGGTTATTCAACTCACCTGTTGTTACTCAGGTTGTTCCTGCAGATACATTCTGGCAGGCAGAAGAGGAGCATCAGTCATATTTCCTGAAAATGGGAAGGCGTTATGGCGGACTGTAG
- a CDS encoding response regulator codes for MARSDAGLELILIEDSPNDIELFLNVVEWIDMGDQVRVFPDGREALEYLLGTGKYEGQAPDYPVVIFLDLKMPLVDGIEVLKALKENPRSVTHPVVVFTSSNQDIDVVKSYQLGANSYVVKPVQFEKYAETIRELINYWRNMNRPMVHTGN; via the coding sequence ATGGCACGAAGTGACGCAGGACTGGAATTAATCCTCATTGAGGATAGCCCAAATGACATTGAACTCTTCCTCAATGTTGTGGAATGGATTGACATGGGAGATCAGGTACGTGTCTTTCCTGACGGAAGGGAAGCACTTGAATATCTTCTCGGGACTGGAAAATACGAGGGACAGGCTCCGGATTATCCTGTCGTAATATTCCTTGATTTAAAAATGCCACTCGTAGACGGGATAGAGGTGCTTAAAGCACTCAAAGAAAATCCGCGCAGTGTGACCCACCCGGTGGTTGTCTTCACATCATCAAATCAGGACATCGATGTTGTGAAGAGTTACCAGCTTGGGGCAAACAGTTATGTTGTAAAGCCAGTCCAGTTCGAAAAGTATGCTGAGACAATTCGTGAACTTATCAATTACTGGCGAAATATGAACCGGCCAATGGTCCATACCGGAAACTGA
- a CDS encoding PAS domain S-box protein — translation MLEKWRLSRQISLIIFCTVALIVTGIILINYFVTVGAVQDNSLRLRDHSEQMINTSFRIINAGLENYDNSFNGIMENGFSLAMEKYNETGGDLSQRDLQNLSQQLGMEIYLINESAVIVQSSNTQNPALDFNQIYPNVAQFLKKIRNTSQMYPDRITPDYYTGNLTKYAYMPTPDHKYIMELAYSKPEFGQQELRLDYRRVMTQIKEINPDIDHARLFRKNFRLVGDPKYNASDEERSIISSILTDRKSREFHYPENESVVKYLLVDMRNGIYGVDMSLVAEITYHNNRLEDKLNRILVNHLILALIIIICGMLLSVQLSRRITRPIEDLVEDVDRVACGNLDHTIRTGASIELRSLQESTIRLVSSIRTLVYDLKKEKEKLLQSEERYRKVVETQAELICRFKPDGSHLFVSDAYARFFGKSINEMLGSRFTPEMTQEERQIMANHLSSLNRQTPSATIEQKILSHDGTARWVQWNDTAIFNEDGVVIEYQSVGRDITDLKQLEENIRASDLLYRSTINAMVDGVHVIDRSYTILLINDAFHVWIDLPTVESLINQNLFDVFPFLDEKIRAEYIEVFETGRMLITEEILNQEKGIIHTETRKIPIWLDGRVEKIVTILRDTTDKHLAAIAQQNMNQMLEHEVKIRTQELEAIIHELDSFTYTISHDLRAPLRAIDGFSHILTLKTEHDKQSDTAHYLGKIHENIRFMDLLIDDLLTFSQMSRRQIELTSVNMQTITEEVVCELMSSYPLVRFEVTIDELPPAYGDLLMLRQVLTRLLSNAMKFSQKRHRPKIRVGYTISHDVPEYFVQDNGIGFDMQYADKIFDVFLRLHPAGEYEGTGVGLAIVNRIIIRHGGHIRVISEEGSGTTFFFTVGMVHGTK, via the coding sequence ATGTTAGAGAAATGGAGACTGTCCCGGCAGATATCACTCATTATTTTCTGCACCGTGGCACTCATCGTTACAGGAATTATTCTGATTAATTATTTTGTAACGGTGGGAGCTGTTCAGGATAACTCCTTGAGACTCAGAGATCACTCTGAACAGATGATCAACACCTCATTTCGTATCATCAATGCCGGACTTGAGAACTATGATAACTCGTTTAATGGCATAATGGAGAACGGGTTCTCATTGGCAATGGAGAAGTACAATGAAACAGGTGGGGATCTCTCTCAAAGGGACCTGCAGAATCTTAGCCAGCAACTTGGGATGGAAATCTACCTTATCAACGAGTCCGCCGTCATTGTACAAAGTTCAAATACCCAGAACCCCGCACTTGATTTTAACCAAATCTATCCAAACGTCGCACAATTTTTAAAAAAAATCAGAAATACAAGCCAAATGTACCCGGATCGGATTACACCTGACTACTACACCGGGAACCTGACAAAGTATGCATACATGCCAACGCCTGATCACAAGTACATCATGGAGCTTGCATACAGTAAGCCGGAGTTTGGGCAACAGGAACTTCGTCTCGATTATCGTAGGGTTATGACTCAGATCAAAGAGATCAATCCTGATATCGATCACGCACGACTGTTCAGAAAAAATTTCCGACTTGTTGGTGATCCAAAATATAACGCTAGCGACGAGGAACGTTCAATCATCAGTAGTATTCTCACTGATCGTAAAAGTCGAGAGTTTCATTACCCCGAAAACGAGTCTGTTGTAAAATATCTCCTTGTTGATATGCGTAATGGAATCTATGGTGTTGATATGAGTCTTGTTGCAGAGATCACGTATCATAACAATCGGCTTGAGGACAAATTAAACCGCATACTCGTAAATCATCTCATTCTTGCTCTGATAATAATTATATGCGGTATGTTGCTTTCCGTGCAGCTCTCAAGAAGGATAACACGACCGATTGAAGATCTCGTCGAAGATGTCGACAGAGTGGCCTGTGGAAACCTCGATCACACCATCAGAACTGGTGCCAGTATCGAGCTTCGCAGTCTTCAGGAGAGCACTATAAGACTTGTCTCAAGTATCAGAACCCTGGTGTATGATCTCAAAAAAGAAAAAGAGAAGCTTCTCCAGAGTGAAGAGCGGTACCGCAAAGTAGTGGAGACCCAAGCCGAACTCATATGCAGGTTCAAACCTGATGGAAGTCACCTGTTTGTGAGCGATGCATACGCACGATTTTTTGGAAAAAGCATCAATGAGATGCTCGGGTCACGGTTTACCCCGGAGATGACTCAGGAAGAGAGGCAGATCATGGCAAATCACCTCTCATCATTAAACAGACAAACTCCATCAGCAACCATAGAACAAAAAATACTTTCCCATGATGGAACCGCCAGGTGGGTTCAGTGGAACGATACAGCGATATTCAACGAAGATGGCGTAGTCATTGAATACCAGTCAGTTGGCAGAGATATCACAGATCTGAAACAGCTTGAAGAAAACATTCGTGCATCAGATCTTCTCTACCGGTCAACAATAAACGCGATGGTTGATGGCGTTCATGTGATCGACCGGTCATATACCATACTTCTAATCAACGATGCCTTCCATGTCTGGATAGATCTTCCCACTGTTGAATCGCTTATCAACCAGAACCTCTTTGATGTCTTTCCATTTCTGGACGAGAAGATCAGGGCAGAATATATTGAAGTTTTTGAAACAGGCAGAATGCTGATCACCGAAGAAATCCTGAATCAGGAGAAAGGGATAATTCACACTGAAACCCGCAAGATTCCAATCTGGCTAGACGGAAGGGTTGAGAAGATTGTCACCATCCTCAGGGATACTACAGACAAACACCTGGCAGCGATAGCACAACAGAATATGAATCAGATGCTGGAGCATGAAGTAAAGATCAGAACTCAGGAGCTTGAGGCGATCATACATGAACTCGACTCATTCACGTACACAATCTCACATGACCTCAGAGCTCCTCTCAGAGCAATCGATGGATTTTCCCATATTTTAACCCTGAAAACGGAACACGATAAACAATCAGATACTGCTCATTATCTTGGAAAGATTCACGAAAATATCAGGTTTATGGACCTGTTGATCGATGATCTCCTCACCTTTTCTCAAATGTCACGGCGGCAGATCGAACTGACCAGTGTTAACATGCAGACAATTACTGAGGAAGTAGTCTGTGAACTCATGAGTTCTTACCCCCTCGTCAGGTTTGAGGTAACAATTGATGAACTCCCGCCGGCTTATGGTGATCTCCTCATGCTCAGGCAGGTACTCACCAGGCTCCTGTCTAATGCGATGAAGTTTTCACAAAAACGACACAGGCCAAAGATCAGGGTCGGATACACGATCTCTCATGATGTTCCCGAGTACTTTGTTCAGGATAATGGGATAGGTTTTGATATGCAATACGCAGATAAGATATTTGACGTGTTCCTGAGGCTGCATCCTGCTGGAGAGTACGAAGGAACCGGCGTTGGCCTTGCAATAGTAAACCGGATAATAATCAGGCATGGCGGACACATCAGAGTCATATCAGAAGAAGGATCTGGAACAACCTTCTTTTTCACGGTAGGGATGGTACATGGCACGAAGTGA
- a CDS encoding PAS domain-containing protein: MPAERDNLNKIRSLLKFHPRGLTISDISQRLKMNRNSVAKYLEILEISGCVEMRQMGAAKVFYISQRIPLAAILGFTKEGIVVINQEGRINQVNERFCQMFDLRQEEILSAPITVLPQNLLSVLTSQRLMEGLGEKAEQTRILKMEEYDWIQYYKVRILNTIFDTGEHGQTVIIEDITLEKEMEERLRLNEARYRGIVEDQLEMICRYTPDGKITFANDAFCRNLNITPEEVVNHSILSYHPAESISRLKAGMEACTPHSPVWDLEMEVTLPGDKRCWQHWIYRGIFDEQDMVLEYQGVGRDITDRKRAEIELLIKSFAIESSIIPIGLATLDGMVTYVNPAFLQMWGYKHLSDVLGLPLEHFAHGNVDSLRKIFEIKQAVSREGGFSGELTGTRKSGEKFNLLLNVSVVKDTEGSPLCLIGYFNDISLLVRMNREVQMKETAISHSYEGVAIICPDGRISYSNPAFTRIFQRIPEHDLYGKQIDLVYSSYPQLEGKRDEISDSLARKGSWISIVSDITEDGKTSIIQIHLSRTNDLGGNQLCTIFSALDITEQRMIEESLSMMYHHLEEAIEHVGDPTFILDNHRRVVAWNNAMASLTGYSRDEVIGTAGYRDACKRFEPGIPLLADLVDLSVRDLIRNYPSVSRFGSGLFTEAFLPSLQSGKGAVIWAKASPILNTTGQTIGVIQTMKDMTNWKRVTEHGVTREIS; this comes from the coding sequence ATGCCTGCAGAACGGGATAACCTCAATAAAATCCGTTCGCTGCTTAAATTTCATCCCCGTGGCCTAACAATCTCCGATATTTCGCAGCGTCTGAAAATGAACCGAAATTCGGTTGCTAAGTATCTTGAGATCCTTGAAATATCAGGATGTGTTGAGATGCGGCAAATGGGGGCTGCAAAGGTCTTTTATATTTCTCAACGAATCCCACTTGCCGCTATCCTTGGGTTCACCAAAGAAGGGATTGTTGTCATTAATCAGGAAGGCAGGATTAACCAGGTAAATGAAAGGTTCTGCCAGATGTTTGATCTGCGTCAGGAAGAGATTCTGAGTGCACCGATTACTGTTCTTCCTCAAAATCTGCTCAGTGTCCTTACAAGTCAGCGTCTTATGGAAGGTCTTGGGGAAAAAGCAGAACAAACGCGTATTCTCAAGATGGAAGAGTATGACTGGATCCAATATTATAAAGTCAGGATATTGAACACCATATTTGATACTGGTGAACACGGCCAGACTGTCATCATTGAGGATATCACTCTTGAAAAAGAGATGGAAGAGCGGCTTCGTCTTAATGAAGCCCGGTACCGAGGAATTGTCGAAGACCAGCTTGAGATGATCTGCAGGTATACGCCGGATGGTAAGATCACATTTGCCAACGATGCATTTTGTAGGAACCTTAATATCACCCCTGAAGAGGTCGTGAACCACTCTATCCTTTCATATCATCCAGCCGAATCCATATCCCGACTAAAGGCTGGAATGGAAGCCTGCACTCCGCATTCCCCTGTATGGGACCTCGAGATGGAGGTTACACTACCCGGAGACAAAAGATGTTGGCAGCACTGGATTTACCGGGGAATATTTGATGAGCAGGATATGGTTCTGGAATATCAGGGTGTAGGCCGTGACATTACTGATCGTAAGCGAGCCGAGATCGAACTCCTGATCAAGAGCTTCGCCATTGAATCATCTATCATTCCTATCGGGCTTGCAACGCTTGATGGGATGGTTACCTATGTTAATCCTGCATTTTTGCAGATGTGGGGGTATAAGCATCTGTCTGATGTTCTTGGACTTCCCTTGGAACATTTTGCCCATGGAAATGTTGACTCATTGCGAAAAATTTTTGAGATAAAGCAGGCTGTTTCCCGTGAAGGTGGGTTTTCCGGCGAGTTAACCGGAACCCGGAAATCTGGTGAGAAGTTTAACCTTCTTCTTAACGTGTCTGTTGTCAAGGATACAGAAGGATCTCCGCTCTGTCTTATTGGCTATTTCAATGATATATCGCTCCTTGTCAGGATGAACCGTGAGGTACAGATGAAAGAGACTGCAATCTCCCATTCGTATGAAGGAGTAGCCATCATCTGTCCTGATGGGCGTATTAGTTATAGCAATCCTGCTTTCACGAGAATATTTCAGCGTATTCCTGAACATGATCTGTACGGGAAACAGATCGATCTTGTTTATTCCAGTTACCCTCAGCTTGAAGGAAAGAGGGATGAGATATCTGACTCTCTGGCCAGGAAAGGGAGCTGGATCAGTATTGTATCAGATATTACCGAGGATGGTAAAACTAGTATAATCCAGATTCATCTCTCCCGCACCAATGATCTGGGAGGAAATCAACTATGTACTATCTTTTCTGCTCTTGATATTACAGAACAGCGGATGATAGAGGAGTCTCTTTCGATGATGTATCATCACCTAGAGGAGGCGATTGAACATGTTGGTGATCCCACGTTTATCCTTGATAATCACCGGCGTGTTGTTGCATGGAATAATGCGATGGCTTCCCTTACCGGGTATAGCAGGGATGAGGTGATTGGGACTGCCGGGTATCGGGATGCCTGTAAGCGGTTTGAACCAGGTATTCCTCTTCTTGCTGACCTGGTTGATCTTTCTGTCCGTGATCTTATCCGGAATTATCCGTCTGTCTCGCGGTTTGGTTCCGGTCTCTTCACCGAAGCATTTCTCCCCTCTCTGCAGAGTGGGAAGGGGGCAGTGATTTGGGCTAAGGCATCACCAATTCTCAATACAACCGGTCAGACTATCGGTGTAATTCAGACGATGAAGGATATGACCAACTGGAAACGGGTTACAGAACATGGGGTTACCCGTGAAATTTCCTGA
- a CDS encoding SemiSWEET transporter, translating into MDLFHATGYIAAFCSTVAFLPQVWQTYKTRHAHDISYGMLLLLMTGMTLWLIYGVVIGELPVILANGITLILLATITVMKIRYP; encoded by the coding sequence ATGGATCTCTTCCACGCGACCGGATACATTGCAGCATTCTGCTCCACGGTTGCATTTCTTCCCCAGGTATGGCAAACATACAAGACCCGTCATGCTCATGACATCAGTTACGGAATGCTCCTTCTTCTCATGACGGGAATGACACTCTGGCTCATATATGGCGTTGTAATCGGGGAATTGCCGGTAATTCTTGCAAATGGAATCACCCTCATCCTTCTGGCTACAATCACGGTCATGAAGATACGGTATCCATGA